Part of the Deltaproteobacteria bacterium genome, CCATCGTGGCCGACATGCCGGCCCCACGATATGACCCCGGCGCCCCGTTCCAGATGCTCGTTTCGGACCTGGGCTATTCGGATTATCTGGGTCGGCTGGCCGTGGGACGGGTGGTCGGAGGTACGGCCCGTGGCAACGATCAGCTTGTCCGCATCGGGGAATCGGGCCAGGCCAAGGCCCTGCGGGTGACCCGTCTTCAGACCTACGAGGGATTGTCCCTGGCCGACATCGATCATGCCGCTCCAGGTGACATCATTGTCCTGTCCGGCATCGAGGAGGTCAAGATCGGAGACACCATCTGCACGGCCGCCGCTCCTGTCCCTCTGCCTCGCATCACCGTGGACGAGCCCACGGTGTCCATGCGTTTTTCCATCAACACCTCTCCCCTGGCCGGACTCGAGGGCAAGCATGTGACCTCGTCCAAGATTCGGGACCGGCTCGTGCGCGAATCCCTGTCCAACGTGGCCGTGCGGGTCGAGGACACCGAGGATCGGGACGCCTTCATCGTCAAGGGCCGGGGAGAATTCCAGATGGCCATCATCATCGAGACCATGCGTCGGGAAGGATTCGAACTGACCGTGGGAAGGCCCGAGGTCATCTGCCGCAAGGACCAGGACGGCAGACGACTGGAGCCCATCGAGCACCTCTACGTGGATTGCGACGAGCAGTTCATGGGCGTGGTCACGGAAAAGCTGTCCCAGCGAAAGGGGCGTCTGACGAACATGGTCAACAACGGAACCGGCCGGGTGCGGATGGAGTTCTCGGTTCCATCCCGGGGCCTTATCGGCTATCGGGACGAGTTTTTGACCGACACCAAGGGCACTGGGATCATGAATTCCTACCTGTCCGGATACGAGCCACATCGGGGAGATTTTCCGGCCCGGTTCACCGGGTCCATCGTCGCCGACCGCTCGGGCCGAGCCGTGCCGTATGCCCTGTTCAATCTCGAACCCAGAGGCAGACTGTTCGTCGTACCAAACGATGCCGTATACGAGGGCATGATCGTGGGTGAGCACAACCGGGAGAACGACATTGACGTCAACCCATGCAAGGAAAAGAAGCTGACCAATCTCCGGGCTTCGGGTAAGGATGAGGCCGTGATCCTCTCTCCGGTCCAGCCCATGACGCTGGAACGTGCCATTCACTTCATCCGCGAGGACGAGATGGTCGAGGTCACTCCCAAATCAGTCCGTCTCCGGAAGGTCGTGCTTCCGGCCCAGGCCCGGCATCAGGCCGCCGGCAAGAAGCGGAAACTTCAGGAGTAGAGTTCAACTTTCAGCGGACCGGAAAATCGAAATAGGTATTGGGGAAGGATTCGTCCTTGAGGGTGAAATGCCACCATTCCTCGGCATAGGGGGCGAATCCGTGCTGGACCATGAGTGTCTGCAGAAGGAGGCGATGGGCCCGCTGCTCGTCCGAAATTCCGGGAAAGAGCGGGGCCGACTCGGGTCCGAAGAAGTCGAAGCCAGTGCCCATGTCCAGTTCCCTGCCCATGGTTTCCGGGCGGATGGAGACGATGGTCAGATCCACGGTGCTGCCCCGGCTGTGGCTGGAGCGCTCGGCAATATAGCCCTCGGGAAAGAGGCGATTCTTGGCAATGTCCGGGTAGTACTCGGCCTTTCTCAGGATGTCGTCCGGGTCCTTGGCCCAGCGGACAAAATGGTCCACGGCCCGCTGGGGGCGGTAGGCGTCAAAGACCTTGAGGCCTAGGCCAAAGGGCCGGAGCCGTTCCTGGACGGCGGCCACGGCTTCGGCCGCCTCCCGGGTCAGGATGCAGCGGGGCGCCTCGTAGCCGTCGATGGGCCGGCCGATGAAATTTTCATTCGTGATGTAGTGGAGCTCCAGCACGAGAGAGGGGATCATCTTCTCGACGTAGACAAACCCCTCGGGAAGTTTGGTGCTCGTGTCGTTCCCGTAGGCCTGGACTGTGGCCAGAAAAAAAACGGCCGCCAGAACCATTCCCGTTCTCACCATCGTTTTCATCTTTTTCTCCATTCTTTCCGAGCCGTCGGATTCAGAATTTCCGGTTGTCGATCACCCGTTGAATCTTGCCGTCCTGAGCCCCGAACAGGCGGGATTTTTCCACAAGCTTGACCTTGAAGGACACCCCGACCATGGTCTCGATTGCTTTGGCGATGGTCTGGACCATCCGTTGATGTTTCTTGATTTCGTCGAAATATTCGTCAGTGGAGGCCTCCACCAGAACCGTTCCCGTGTCCAGGGCATCCAGCCGTTCGAGGACGATCTGAAATTGCGGCTCGATGCCGGCCACGGTCTGCAAAGCGGCCTCGACCTGGGCCGGAAAGACGTTGACCCCGCGCAGGGTGAACATGTCGTCGGTCCGTCCCAGAACCCGTTCCATGCGTACAAAGGTCCGACCACATGGGCAGTCCCCGGGCAGAAGTCGGGTCAGATCCCCTGTCCGGAAGCGAAGCATGGGAAAGGCCTCCTTGGTCAGGGTGGTCAGGACCAGTTCGCCCTTTTCCCCGAAGGGAACAGGCTGGCCGGTTTCCGGATCGACGACCTCGGCCAGGAAGTGGTCTTCGTTGATATGCAGTCCTCCCTGTTCAAGGCATTCGGCCGAGACTCCGGGGCCCATGATCTCGGTCAGGCCGTAGTTGTCTGTGGCCGTGATCTTCAGGCGGTCCTGAATTTCGGCCCGCATGACCTCGCTCCAGCATTCAGACCCGAACAGGCCCCATTTGAGGTCCAAGGCGTTGGGGTTGACGCCCATCTCGTCCATGATGGAGGCCAGATAGAGGGCATTGCTCGGGGTGCAGACCAGGGTCGTGGTCTTGTAGTCCTGCATGATCTGGATCTGGCGGTGGGAGTTGCCGCTGGAACTGGGAATGACCGAGGCCCCGAGAAGTTCGGCCCCGTAGTGAAAGCCGAAGCCTCCGGTGAAGAGTCCGTAGTTGAAGGCAATCTGGACCACGTCGTCCCGGGTCACCCCCCCGGCGGTCAAAACCCGGGCGGCCAGCTTGGCCCAGCGCAGGACGTCGTTTTTAGTGTACCCGCAGACCACGGCCTTGCCGGTGGTGCCTGAAGACGTGTGCAGCCTGACCACCTCGCGCAGGGGGACGGCAAACATACCGTAAGGGTAGTTGTCGCGAAGATCGTTCTTGGATGTGAAGGGCAGGGAGGTCAGGTCGTCCAGGGAGCGAAAATCTTCGGGGTCGAAGTCCAGCTCGGAGAACTTGCGGCGGTAAAAAGGAACGTTGCGGGACAGGCGGAACAGGGTGCTCTGGAGGCGCTCCAGCTGGACCTGGGCCAATTGGTCCCGGGACATGCACTCGTATTCGGGCTCGAAAAACATGGTCATTCCCTCATTCTTCGCGGTCCAGATCGCGGCCCAGATAGGCCCGCTGGACGTCGCGGTTCTCGAGAAGTTCCTCGGCCGGTCCCTGGAGGATGATGCGGCCGGTCTCCAAAACATAACCCCGGTCGGCGATGCGCAGGGCGGCCTTGGCGTTCTGCTCGACCAGAAGGACGGTCAGGTTCCGCTCCTGCCTGAGCCGAGCGATGAGCCGAAATATCTCCTTGGTCACCTGGGGGGCCAGGCCCATGGAGGGCTCGTCAAGAAGGAGCATTTTCGGATTGCCCATGAGGGCCCGGCCGATGGCCAGCATCTGCTGCTCTCCTCCGGACAGGGTGCCGGCGGTCTGGTTCCGTCGATCACGCAGAACAGGAAAGAGTTCAAAGACGTCCTCCATGTCGGCCAGAATCCCGGGGCGGTTTTTGAGACTGTACCGGGCAAAAGAGCCCAAAAGCAGATTGTCTTCAACGCTCATGGGTTTGAAGACGTGCCGGCCTTCGGGCACATGGCAAAGTCCGGCTCGGACGATGCGCTCCGGCGCGGACTTGGTGATGGGAGCCTCCCCAAAATGGATCTCTCCGCCGCTCGGCCGGAGCAGGCCCGATATGGTGGTCAGAAGGGTGGTCTTGCCCGCGCCGTTGCCGCCGATGAGGGCTACGACCTCGCCGGGGCGGACGTGCATGGAGGCCCGCCGCACTGCATGGACCTTGCCGTAGTGGATGTCGACGTTCTTGAGGGTCAGCATTCTAGTCGTCCTCGTCTTCGCCCAGATAGGCCCGGATGACCTCCGGGTTTTTCTGGACGGTCTCGGGCGGCCCAACGGCCAGATTCCGACCCTCCTTGAGGACCATGACCCTATCGGAGATGCGCATGACCAGATCCATGTCATGTTCGACCAGAACGACGGTGACTCCCAGTCGGTCCCGGATGGCCGTGATCAGCTCCCCCAGTGCCTGGGTTTCACGGGTGTTCAGACCCGCGGCTGGTTCGTCCAGGAGGAGAATGAGGGGGTCGGCGGCAACGGCCCGGGCAATTTCCATACGTCGCTGCAGGCCATAGGGCAGGTCCACGGCCGGAGAGTCGGCCTGGTCGGTCAGCCCGACGAAATCGAGACGCATGAGGGCGTGTTCCCGGCAGCAGCGTTCCTCGCGGCGGAAACGCGGGGTACGGAACAGGCAGGAGACAACCCCGTAGCCCACGTGGCGATGACAGCCGGTCATGACGTTTTCCAGCACGGTCATGTTGGAGAAGACCTCGAGATTTTGAAAGGTCCTGACCATGCCGGCCGCCCCCCGAACGTGGGCCGGGGCCCGGCTCACGTCCCGGCCGTCGAGTGCGACCTGGCCAGCCGCTGCCTTGACCATGCCCGAGGCCACGCCCAAAAGGGTGGTCTTGCCGGCGCCGTTGGGTCCGATGACGCTGACGATGGTTTTGGCGGGAACGGCAAGGTCGACCTCGGACAGGGCCGTGACCCCGCCGAAACGGACCGTGATCCGGTTCAGGTTCAGCAAATCAGGCACGGCGGAGCTTCCCCAGGACGGTTCGCAGGGCTCGACCGAGCTTCACGGCCCCACCGGCCAAGCCGGAGGGCAGAAAAATCATGCCCAGAATGAGAATGCCTCCGAAGACCAGGGTTTCGACATCCTCGAAGGCTCGGAGAAATTCCGGCAGGATGGTCAGGAACATGGCTCCGGCCACGGCCCCCCAGACGCTGGCCATGCCGCCCAGAACGACCATGACGATGAGGGTCACCGAAAACTTGAAGCCGAAGGATGAAGGCGCGGCAAAGCTCAGGTAGTGGACGTAGAGGACCCCGGCCAGGGCCGCGAACAGGGCCGAGAGGACGAAGACGAAGAGTTTGTAGCGGGCGATATCCACGCCCACGGCCTCGGCGGCCCGTTCGCTGGTGTGGATGGCCCGCAAAGCCCGGCCGATCCTGGAGTCGATGAGGTTCAAGGACAGGGCCACCACCAGGGTCAGGGCCCCGCCGGTGACGTAGTAATAGGCCAGGTCCGACTCGACGGGAAATCCGAACAGGGAGAGGCGGGGGATTCCGGTCAGGCCGGAGGGGCCGCCGGTCAAACCCACGGCCTCGTTGAAGACGATGGAAACGATGATCCCGAAGCCCAGGGTGGCCATGGCCAAAGTGTTTCCGGAAAGTTTCAGCGTCGGGATGCCGATGCCCCAGGCCACTACGCCGGTGGCAACCATGGCGATGAGGGCCGCGGCCTCGATAGGGACCCCATAGGTGGCCGTCAGAATGCCCGAGGTGTAGGCGGCCAGACCGTAGAAGGCCCCATGGCCGAGGGATATTTGACCGGCGTAGCCCAGGAGGAGATTGAGACCGACGACGATGATAGCGTTGAAGAAGCCGATGATCAGCGTCGAAACGTAGTAGTCGTTGGTCAGGAAATGCGGGGCCAGGACCATGAGGGCCGCCCAGACGGCCAGGCTGCAAAGGTTTCGATGGGCCATGATTTGTTAGACCCTCTCGGAGGCCGATCGGCCGAACAGACCCGTGGGTCGGACAAAGAGCAGCAACAGTAGAATGACGAAGGTGATGGCGTCCTTGTAGGCCGAGGACAGGAGTCCGGCTCCGAAGGATTCCAGAATCCCGAGGATGACCCCTCCGGCCGCGGCCCCGAAGGGGTTGCCCAGCCCTCCCAGGATGCAGGCGGCGAACCCCTTGAGGCCCAGGAGAATTCCCACGTCGTACGAGGTCATGGTCAAAGGAGCCAGGATGACCCCTCCAACGGCTCCG contains:
- a CDS encoding peptidase M15 gives rise to the protein MVRTGMVLAAVFFLATVQAYGNDTSTKLPEGFVYVEKMIPSLVLELHYITNENFIGRPIDGYEAPRCILTREAAEAVAAVQERLRPFGLGLKVFDAYRPQRAVDHFVRWAKDPDDILRKAEYYPDIAKNRLFPEGYIAERSSHSRGSTVDLTIVSIRPETMGRELDMGTGFDFFGPESAPLFPGISDEQRAHRLLLQTLMVQHGFAPYAEEWWHFTLKDESFPNTYFDFPVR
- the typA gene encoding translational GTPase TypA, with protein sequence MPKTAANDRIRNIAIIAHVDHGKTTLTDQMFRQSGLFRDNQAVEERVLDSMDLERERGITIAAKNCSVIWKGVKMNIIDTPGHADFGGEVERALSMADGAVLLVDASEGPLPQTRFVLEKALAGGLALMVVVNKIDRADARPDEVLGEVFDLLIDLGASEEQIECPVFFAVGREGRAWKTTGEERSDLQEFMDAIVADMPAPRYDPGAPFQMLVSDLGYSDYLGRLAVGRVVGGTARGNDQLVRIGESGQAKALRVTRLQTYEGLSLADIDHAAPGDIIVLSGIEEVKIGDTICTAAAPVPLPRITVDEPTVSMRFSINTSPLAGLEGKHVTSSKIRDRLVRESLSNVAVRVEDTEDRDAFIVKGRGEFQMAIIIETMRREGFELTVGRPEVICRKDQDGRRLEPIEHLYVDCDEQFMGVVTEKLSQRKGRLTNMVNNGTGRVRMEFSVPSRGLIGYRDEFLTDTKGTGIMNSYLSGYEPHRGDFPARFTGSIVADRSGRAVPYALFNLEPRGRLFVVPNDAVYEGMIVGEHNRENDIDVNPCKEKKLTNLRASGKDEAVILSPVQPMTLERAIHFIREDEMVEVTPKSVRLRKVVLPAQARHQAAGKKRKLQE
- a CDS encoding branched-chain amino acid ABC transporter permease, yielding MAHRNLCSLAVWAALMVLAPHFLTNDYYVSTLIIGFFNAIIVVGLNLLLGYAGQISLGHGAFYGLAAYTSGILTATYGVPIEAAALIAMVATGVVAWGIGIPTLKLSGNTLAMATLGFGIIVSIVFNEAVGLTGGPSGLTGIPRLSLFGFPVESDLAYYYVTGGALTLVVALSLNLIDSRIGRALRAIHTSERAAEAVGVDIARYKLFVFVLSALFAALAGVLYVHYLSFAAPSSFGFKFSVTLIVMVVLGGMASVWGAVAGAMFLTILPEFLRAFEDVETLVFGGILILGMIFLPSGLAGGAVKLGRALRTVLGKLRRA
- a CDS encoding phenylacetate--CoA ligase family protein encodes the protein MFFEPEYECMSRDQLAQVQLERLQSTLFRLSRNVPFYRRKFSELDFDPEDFRSLDDLTSLPFTSKNDLRDNYPYGMFAVPLREVVRLHTSSGTTGKAVVCGYTKNDVLRWAKLAARVLTAGGVTRDDVVQIAFNYGLFTGGFGFHYGAELLGASVIPSSSGNSHRQIQIMQDYKTTTLVCTPSNALYLASIMDEMGVNPNALDLKWGLFGSECWSEVMRAEIQDRLKITATDNYGLTEIMGPGVSAECLEQGGLHINEDHFLAEVVDPETGQPVPFGEKGELVLTTLTKEAFPMLRFRTGDLTRLLPGDCPCGRTFVRMERVLGRTDDMFTLRGVNVFPAQVEAALQTVAGIEPQFQIVLERLDALDTGTVLVEASTDEYFDEIKKHQRMVQTIAKAIETMVGVSFKVKLVEKSRLFGAQDGKIQRVIDNRKF
- a CDS encoding ABC transporter ATP-binding protein; this encodes MPDLLNLNRITVRFGGVTALSEVDLAVPAKTIVSVIGPNGAGKTTLLGVASGMVKAAAGQVALDGRDVSRAPAHVRGAAGMVRTFQNLEVFSNMTVLENVMTGCHRHVGYGVVSCLFRTPRFRREERCCREHALMRLDFVGLTDQADSPAVDLPYGLQRRMEIARAVAADPLILLLDEPAAGLNTRETQALGELITAIRDRLGVTVVLVEHDMDLVMRISDRVMVLKEGRNLAVGPPETVQKNPEVIRAYLGEDEDD
- a CDS encoding ABC transporter ATP-binding protein; translation: MLTLKNVDIHYGKVHAVRRASMHVRPGEVVALIGGNGAGKTTLLTTISGLLRPSGGEIHFGEAPITKSAPERIVRAGLCHVPEGRHVFKPMSVEDNLLLGSFARYSLKNRPGILADMEDVFELFPVLRDRRNQTAGTLSGGEQQMLAIGRALMGNPKMLLLDEPSMGLAPQVTKEIFRLIARLRQERNLTVLLVEQNAKAALRIADRGYVLETGRIILQGPAEELLENRDVQRAYLGRDLDREE